A single region of the Yersinia entomophaga genome encodes:
- the cysZ gene encoding sulfate transporter CysZ, which yields MSLVQKDTKTTSGFHYFVEGWRLIIRPGIRRFVILPLLVNILLMGGAFWWLFNRISVWVPQLMSYVPDWLQWLSYLLWPVMVISVLLVFSYLFSTVANFIAAPFNGLLAEHLEGELTGKPLPDTGILGIVKDIPRIMSREWRKLMYYLPRALVLLLLYLVPGIGQTAAPVLWFLFSAWMLSIQYCDYPFDNHKVSFQHMRSALRQNKVDNLQFGALVSVFTMIPFLNLMIMPVAVCGATAMWVDRYRHQFVQPSR from the coding sequence ATGTCACTCGTGCAAAAAGACACAAAAACCACCAGCGGCTTTCACTATTTTGTGGAAGGTTGGCGGTTAATTATTCGCCCAGGTATTAGACGCTTCGTTATTTTGCCACTATTGGTCAACATTTTACTGATGGGCGGCGCTTTTTGGTGGCTGTTTAATCGAATTAGCGTTTGGGTGCCACAGTTAATGAGCTACGTGCCGGACTGGCTACAATGGCTCAGCTATCTATTGTGGCCAGTGATGGTTATTTCAGTGCTCTTGGTATTCAGCTATTTGTTCAGCACGGTAGCCAACTTTATTGCTGCACCGTTCAACGGCTTACTCGCTGAACATTTAGAGGGCGAGCTAACCGGAAAACCGCTGCCAGACACTGGAATCCTCGGCATCGTTAAAGATATTCCGCGCATTATGTCGCGAGAGTGGCGCAAGCTGATGTATTACCTGCCCCGTGCCTTAGTGCTGTTGTTGCTGTATCTGGTGCCCGGCATAGGCCAGACGGCGGCGCCGGTGCTATGGTTCCTGTTCAGCGCCTGGATGCTGTCAATCCAGTACTGTGATTATCCTTTTGATAACCATAAAGTGAGCTTTCAGCACATGCGCAGCGCCCTACGGCAAAATAAAGTCGATAATTTGCAGTTTGGCGCATTGGTCAGCGTATTCACCATGATTCCGTTTCTGAATCTGATGATTATGCCCGTTGCCGTGTGCGGAGCCACCGCGATGTGGGTGGATCGTTACCGTCACCAGTTTGTTCAGCCTAGTCGCTAA
- the zipA gene encoding cell division protein ZipA: protein MMQDLRLILIVVGAIAIIALLLHGLWTSRKERSSLFRDRPVKRPKQERDETPIETFDEGVGEVRVRTSHPQDKPSLSHVDDNDEVPIIQHTEPKPASVNVASRQAPVAPVQPEYDDPLLGGFSPEQPPHATSGDPLLGSATESYSAPEPAPEPQHVEPKQAEPQHEPVAASAPEVKQVAKLKETVLVLHVSAHHGGSIGGEVLLQSVLQAGFQFGEMGIFHRHLSPAGSGPVLFSLANMVKPGSFDPDTMSDFSTPGVSMFMMVPSYGDANQNFKLMLQSAQRIADDVGGVVLDDERRMMTPQKLETYKARIREVLDATAE, encoded by the coding sequence ATGATGCAGGATTTGCGTCTGATATTAATCGTTGTTGGCGCGATCGCCATAATAGCGTTGTTATTGCATGGTTTATGGACCAGCCGTAAAGAACGCTCTTCCCTATTTCGCGATCGCCCAGTTAAACGTCCGAAACAAGAACGTGATGAAACCCCGATCGAGACCTTCGATGAAGGGGTTGGAGAAGTGCGGGTACGGACTTCTCATCCACAGGATAAGCCTTCGTTAAGTCACGTTGATGACAACGATGAGGTGCCTATCATTCAACATACTGAGCCTAAACCGGCTTCGGTAAACGTAGCGTCTCGTCAAGCGCCGGTAGCCCCCGTGCAGCCAGAGTATGACGATCCGTTGCTGGGCGGATTCTCGCCTGAACAACCACCGCATGCCACATCGGGTGATCCGCTGTTGGGGTCGGCGACTGAATCCTATTCAGCCCCGGAACCAGCGCCAGAACCACAGCACGTTGAGCCTAAGCAGGCTGAACCGCAGCACGAACCTGTAGCTGCATCCGCTCCGGAAGTGAAGCAAGTTGCGAAACTGAAAGAAACGGTACTGGTTCTGCATGTTTCTGCCCACCACGGTGGTTCTATCGGCGGCGAAGTGCTATTGCAAAGCGTATTGCAGGCTGGTTTCCAGTTTGGCGAAATGGGCATTTTCCATCGTCATCTCAGCCCGGCAGGCAGTGGCCCAGTTCTGTTCAGTTTGGCGAACATGGTCAAACCGGGATCTTTCGATCCTGACACCATGTCTGATTTCTCAACGCCTGGCGTCTCCATGTTTATGATGGTGCCGTCTTATGGCGATGCGAATCAAAACTTTAAGTTGATGCTGCAATCGGCTCAGCGTATTGCCGATGACGTCGGTGGTGTGGTGCTGGATGATGAGCGTCGCATGATGACGCCGCAGAAGCTGGAGACCTATAAAGCCCGTATCCGTGAAGTTCTGGATGCGACTGCCGAATAG
- the ligA gene encoding NAD-dependent DNA ligase LigA — MESIIQQLNQLRASLRHHEHQYHVLDAPEIPDAEYDRLMGELRELEAQHPELITADSPTQRVGAAPLDAFDQVRHEVPMLSLDNVFDEESYLAFNKRVNDRLKIAEPLTFCCELKLDGLAVSLLYEDGELVRAATRGDGTTGENITANVRTIRAIPLRLHGDNIPRRVEVRGEVFMPQAGFEQLNEEARRKGGKIFANPRNAAAGSLRQLDPRITAKRPLTFFCYGVGLMDGGELPRSHFSRLQQFKAWGLPVSDRVKLCTGAEQVIDFYHQVEQDRATLGFDIDGVVIKVDSLDLQEQLGFVARAPRWATAFKFPAQEQVTQVREVEFQVGRTGAITPVARLEPVQVAGVIVSNATLHNADEIERLGLRIGDTVIVRRAGDVIPQVVGVVLDERPANAREVIFPDRCPVCGSDVERVEGEAVARCTGGLFCAAQRKEALKHFVSRRALDVDGMGDKIIEQLVEKEYVTNPADLFTLTAGKLTGLDRMGPKSAQNLVAALEKAKETTFARFLYALGIREVGEATAANLAAHFRTLDNLRSADVEALKAVPDVGEVVAKHVLNFLSEEHNQQVIFQLEHVVRWPEPQRIIAEEIDSPFAGKTVVLTGSLNILSRDEAKDRLTALGAKVSGSVSKKTDLVIAGEAAGSKLAKAQELGIKVIDEAEMIRLLGESE; from the coding sequence ATGGAATCGATAATCCAACAACTTAATCAACTGCGAGCCTCACTGCGCCATCACGAACATCAATATCATGTGCTGGATGCGCCAGAAATTCCCGATGCAGAATATGACCGTCTGATGGGCGAACTGCGGGAGCTGGAAGCGCAACACCCCGAATTGATTACCGCAGATTCTCCTACCCAGCGTGTCGGTGCTGCACCTCTGGATGCCTTTGATCAGGTACGCCACGAAGTCCCTATGCTGTCTCTGGATAACGTATTTGATGAAGAAAGCTATCTGGCTTTCAATAAACGGGTTAATGACCGGCTGAAAATCGCAGAGCCGCTGACCTTTTGCTGTGAGCTAAAATTAGACGGTCTGGCGGTCAGTTTGCTGTATGAGGACGGCGAGTTAGTCCGCGCTGCTACCCGTGGTGATGGTACGACCGGTGAGAATATTACCGCCAACGTTCGCACTATTCGCGCGATTCCTTTGCGTTTGCACGGTGACAATATTCCGCGTCGCGTGGAAGTCCGTGGCGAAGTCTTTATGCCGCAGGCGGGTTTTGAACAACTGAACGAAGAGGCGCGACGTAAAGGTGGCAAAATTTTTGCCAATCCGCGTAACGCCGCCGCTGGCTCTTTACGGCAGCTCGATCCGCGAATTACGGCCAAACGGCCATTAACCTTTTTCTGTTATGGCGTCGGTTTGATGGACGGCGGCGAACTGCCCCGTAGCCATTTTTCACGCTTGCAGCAGTTTAAAGCCTGGGGTTTGCCGGTCAGCGATCGCGTCAAACTTTGTACCGGGGCTGAACAGGTTATTGATTTTTATCATCAGGTTGAGCAAGATCGTGCCACTCTGGGGTTTGATATCGATGGCGTAGTGATCAAGGTTGACTCGCTGGATTTACAGGAACAACTGGGCTTTGTTGCCAGAGCGCCACGCTGGGCAACCGCGTTTAAATTCCCGGCGCAGGAACAAGTTACTCAGGTCCGCGAAGTGGAGTTTCAGGTTGGCCGCACCGGTGCTATCACGCCGGTAGCTCGTCTGGAGCCGGTGCAGGTGGCGGGGGTGATTGTTAGCAATGCGACCTTGCATAATGCAGATGAAATTGAGCGTCTGGGTCTGCGTATTGGCGATACCGTTATTGTGCGTCGCGCCGGTGATGTTATTCCGCAGGTAGTCGGCGTGGTGCTGGATGAACGGCCAGCCAATGCGCGGGAAGTGATATTCCCCGATCGTTGCCCGGTATGTGGCTCTGATGTCGAACGCGTTGAAGGTGAAGCCGTGGCGCGTTGCACCGGCGGTTTGTTCTGCGCCGCGCAGCGTAAAGAAGCGCTGAAGCACTTCGTTTCTCGTCGCGCGTTAGACGTAGACGGTATGGGCGATAAAATTATCGAACAATTGGTGGAGAAAGAATATGTCACCAATCCAGCCGATTTGTTTACGCTGACGGCCGGAAAACTGACCGGTTTGGATCGTATGGGGCCAAAATCGGCACAGAATCTGGTCGCCGCCTTGGAAAAAGCCAAGGAAACTACCTTTGCCCGCTTCCTCTATGCATTAGGGATTCGTGAGGTTGGTGAAGCAACTGCTGCCAATCTGGCCGCGCACTTCCGCACGTTGGATAATCTGCGTTCAGCGGATGTTGAAGCGCTGAAAGCCGTACCGGACGTGGGTGAAGTGGTCGCTAAACACGTGCTGAATTTCCTATCGGAAGAACATAACCAGCAGGTTATCTTTCAGCTTGAACACGTGGTGCGCTGGCCGGAGCCACAGCGGATTATTGCGGAAGAGATCGACAGTCCTTTTGCTGGAAAAACCGTGGTATTGACCGGCTCTCTGAATATTCTTTCCAGAGATGAAGCCAAGGATCGCCTTACCGCGTTAGGCGCGAAAGTTAGCGGCAGCGTGTCGAAGAAAACCGATTTGGTGATAGCCGGTGAAGCCGCGGGCTCAAAGCTGGCAAAAGCGCAGGAATTGGGCATTAAGGTGATCGATGAAGCCGAGATGATCCGTTTGCTGGGCGAATCAGAATAA
- a CDS encoding DUF3820 family protein — translation MEKENLIEIANTRMPFGKYQGRVLIDLPEEYLLWFARKGEFPQGKLGMLMELTMTIKMEGLEGLVKPLKKD, via the coding sequence GTGGAAAAAGAAAACCTGATTGAAATAGCCAATACCCGTATGCCTTTTGGCAAATACCAAGGGCGAGTTTTGATCGATTTACCGGAAGAATACCTATTGTGGTTTGCCCGTAAAGGAGAGTTTCCTCAGGGTAAATTGGGCATGCTGATGGAGCTCACGATGACGATCAAAATGGAAGGGCTAGAAGGCCTGGTTAAACCTCTTAAAAAAGACTGA
- a CDS encoding FlxA-like family protein codes for MSNTITTAAPLPQIAQHNKASTSGTGSDTQSQIKALHQQIQDLTEKLSELKDSGLSKEEIQKQQQLISNQIKALYAEIARIQAKEAEKGKDDLLAIKTTHAQSNKPALTAVDSVNKTRVGADDGQNRAGNQINIYV; via the coding sequence ATGTCCAATACTATTACTACAGCAGCCCCGTTACCGCAAATAGCCCAACATAACAAGGCGAGCACCTCAGGTACCGGTAGCGACACCCAATCTCAGATCAAAGCGCTGCACCAGCAAATACAGGATCTGACGGAGAAATTGTCCGAGCTAAAAGACTCCGGCTTATCGAAAGAGGAAATACAAAAGCAACAGCAGTTGATTTCCAACCAGATCAAAGCCCTCTATGCAGAAATTGCCAGAATTCAGGCCAAAGAGGCAGAAAAGGGTAAGGACGATCTGCTCGCCATCAAAACAACCCATGCGCAGAGTAACAAACCCGCCCTGACCGCAGTAGATAGCGTCAACAAAACCCGCGTCGGCGCTGACGATGGGCAAAATCGCGCTGGCAATCAGATTAATATCTATGTCTAA
- a CDS encoding nucleotidyltransferase family protein — MPQQQQIIEWIQSDSQRMEALRHARQLGLSQWCLAAGFVRNLVWDRLQDYADSTALNDIDLVYFDRDNIHPQRDKELEAQLLMQSPLPWSVKNQARMHLRSNRPPYLNTADAISYWVEVETAIGVRLEADDSLTLIAPLGLQALFTSTITFNDKNGDLATFHQRVTDKGWLSLWPKLRLVYSGQSQAI; from the coding sequence ATGCCTCAGCAACAGCAAATTATTGAGTGGATACAGTCCGATAGCCAACGCATGGAAGCCCTACGTCATGCCCGTCAATTAGGATTAAGCCAATGGTGTTTGGCTGCCGGTTTTGTGCGTAATCTGGTATGGGACCGGCTGCAGGATTATGCCGACAGCACTGCGCTGAATGATATCGATCTGGTCTACTTTGACCGCGATAACATTCACCCACAGCGCGATAAAGAGTTAGAAGCGCAGCTTCTGATGCAATCTCCGCTGCCGTGGTCGGTAAAAAATCAGGCGCGTATGCACTTGCGCAGCAACCGTCCCCCTTATTTGAACACCGCGGACGCAATCAGCTATTGGGTCGAGGTCGAAACCGCTATCGGAGTGCGGCTGGAAGCGGATGATAGCCTCACTTTGATTGCGCCTCTGGGTTTACAGGCTTTGTTTACCTCAACGATTACTTTCAATGATAAAAACGGCGATCTGGCGACCTTTCATCAGCGAGTAACCGATAAAGGTTGGCTAAGCCTCTGGCCTAAACTGCGTTTGGTCTACAGCGGCCAGTCTCAAGCTATATGA
- the gltX gene encoding glutamate--tRNA ligase yields the protein MKIKTRFAPSPTGYLHVGGARTALYSWLFTRHLGGEFVLRIEDTDLERSTQEAIDAIMDGMNWLNLDWDEGPYFQTKRFDRYNAVIDQMLENGTAYRCYCSRERLDELRETQMANGEKPRYDGHCRDSHCTHSADEPCVVRFRNPQEGSVIFDDKIRGPIEFSNQELDDLIIRRTDGSPTYNFCVVIDDWDMEITHVIRGEDHINNTPRQINILKALGAPVPVYAHVSMILGDDGKKLSKRHGAVGVMQYRDDGYLPEALLNYLVRLGWSHGDQEIFSVEEMKELFTLDAISKSASAFNTEKLQWLNHHYINTLPPEQVAVHLAWHIEQQGFDTRNGPELVEIVKLLGERCKTLKEMAESCRYFYEEFDEFDADAAKKHLRPVARQPLEAVRAKLAAITDWTAENVHHAIQSTADDLGVGMGKVGMPLRVAVTGAGQSPGMDVTVYAIGQSRSLSRIDKALAFIAQREAQQ from the coding sequence ATGAAAATCAAAACCCGTTTTGCACCCAGTCCTACCGGCTACCTCCACGTAGGTGGCGCACGTACCGCCTTGTATTCCTGGTTATTCACTCGTCATTTAGGTGGTGAATTTGTATTGCGTATAGAAGACACCGATCTGGAGCGCTCTACTCAGGAAGCCATTGACGCCATTATGGACGGGATGAACTGGTTGAACCTGGATTGGGATGAAGGCCCATACTTCCAGACTAAACGTTTTGACCGCTACAACGCGGTAATCGATCAAATGCTGGAAAACGGCACCGCCTACCGCTGCTACTGCTCCAGAGAGCGTCTGGACGAACTGCGTGAAACCCAAATGGCTAACGGCGAAAAACCTCGCTACGACGGCCACTGCCGCGACAGCCATTGCACCCACAGCGCCGATGAGCCATGCGTGGTGCGTTTCCGTAACCCGCAGGAAGGTTCCGTTATCTTTGATGACAAAATCCGCGGGCCAATCGAATTCAGCAACCAGGAACTGGATGATCTAATCATTCGCCGTACCGATGGTTCTCCGACCTATAACTTCTGCGTTGTTATTGATGACTGGGATATGGAAATCACCCACGTTATCCGAGGTGAAGACCATATCAACAATACACCACGCCAGATCAACATTCTGAAAGCGCTGGGCGCTCCGGTTCCAGTTTATGCTCACGTTTCCATGATTCTGGGCGACGACGGTAAAAAACTGTCCAAACGCCACGGCGCGGTGGGCGTTATGCAGTACCGCGATGATGGCTATCTGCCAGAAGCCTTGCTGAACTATCTGGTTCGCTTGGGCTGGTCTCATGGCGATCAGGAAATTTTCTCCGTTGAAGAAATGAAAGAACTCTTCACTCTGGATGCCATCAGTAAGTCCGCCAGCGCCTTCAATACGGAAAAACTACAGTGGCTGAACCATCATTACATTAATACTCTGCCGCCGGAGCAGGTGGCAGTCCATCTGGCTTGGCATATCGAACAGCAAGGTTTTGATACCCGCAACGGCCCTGAGTTGGTTGAAATCGTTAAATTGCTGGGCGAACGCTGCAAGACACTGAAAGAAATGGCCGAATCCTGCCGCTATTTCTATGAAGAGTTTGACGAGTTTGACGCAGATGCGGCTAAAAAACACCTGCGTCCAGTTGCTCGTCAGCCATTGGAAGCGGTACGCGCTAAACTGGCTGCCATTACCGATTGGACAGCTGAAAACGTTCATCATGCGATTCAGAGCACCGCAGACGACCTCGGCGTAGGTATGGGCAAAGTCGGTATGCCACTGCGTGTAGCCGTGACTGGTGCAGGTCAGTCCCCAGGCATGGACGTCACCGTTTATGCTATCGGTCAGTCACGTTCGCTATCTCGTATCGATAAAGCGCTGGCATTTATCGCTCAACGCGAAGCGCAACAGTAA
- a CDS encoding NupC/NupG family nucleoside CNT transporter, translated as MSHILQFALALVVVAILALLICKDRKSIRIRFVIQLLVIEVLLAYFFLHSEVGLGFVKGFAAFFDKLLGFAATGTDFVFGNMGDKGLAFFFLRVLCPIVFISALIGILQHIKVLPVVIRLIGTLLSKVNGMGKLESFNAVSSLILGQSENFIAYKDILGKMSEKRMYTMAATAMSTVSMSIVGAYMSMLDAKFVVAALVLNMFSTFIVLSLINPYKVGEEEELQLGTLHEGQSFFEMLGEYILAGFKVAIIVAAMLIGFIALIAAVNALFTFAFGISFQGILGYVFFPFAWVMGVPTHEALQVGSIMATKLVSNEFVAMMDLQKVASELSPRSVGILSVFLVSFANFSSIGIVAGAIKGLNEHQGNVVSRFGLKLLYGSTLVSVLSASIAGLVL; from the coding sequence ATGTCCCATATTCTGCAGTTTGCGTTGGCCTTGGTCGTCGTAGCCATTTTGGCTCTGCTAATTTGTAAAGACCGCAAGAGCATCCGCATTCGGTTTGTCATTCAGTTATTGGTTATTGAAGTGCTATTGGCATACTTCTTCCTTCATTCGGAAGTGGGCCTGGGTTTTGTGAAAGGATTCGCCGCCTTCTTCGACAAATTACTCGGATTCGCCGCGACCGGTACCGATTTTGTTTTCGGCAATATGGGTGACAAAGGTCTGGCCTTCTTCTTCCTGAGAGTGCTTTGCCCTATCGTCTTCATTTCCGCGTTGATCGGTATTTTGCAACATATCAAAGTGTTGCCTGTGGTTATTCGTCTGATCGGTACCCTGCTTTCTAAAGTGAACGGCATGGGTAAGCTGGAATCTTTCAACGCCGTCAGCTCGCTGATCCTTGGTCAATCAGAAAACTTTATCGCCTATAAAGACATTTTAGGCAAGATGTCTGAAAAACGCATGTACACCATGGCTGCCACTGCGATGTCGACGGTTTCCATGTCGATCGTTGGTGCTTATATGTCGATGCTGGATGCTAAATTTGTTGTCGCCGCGCTGGTACTCAACATGTTCAGTACCTTTATCGTGCTGTCACTGATTAACCCATACAAAGTGGGCGAAGAAGAAGAGCTACAACTGGGTACGCTGCATGAAGGCCAAAGCTTCTTTGAAATGCTGGGTGAATACATCCTGGCCGGTTTCAAGGTTGCGATTATCGTTGCCGCTATGCTGATTGGTTTTATCGCGCTGATCGCTGCAGTTAACGCCCTGTTCACCTTCGCATTTGGTATTAGCTTCCAGGGTATTCTGGGTTACGTCTTCTTCCCGTTTGCCTGGGTTATGGGCGTCCCAACTCATGAAGCGCTGCAGGTCGGTAGTATCATGGCAACCAAATTGGTTTCTAACGAATTTGTTGCCATGATGGACTTACAAAAAGTGGCTTCCGAACTGTCTCCGCGCAGCGTCGGTATCCTGTCCGTATTCCTGGTTTCTTTCGCTAACTTTTCATCCATCGGTATTGTTGCCGGTGCGATTAAAGGGCTGAATGAGCATCAGGGCAACGTGGTTTCACGCTTCGGCTTGAAACTGCTGTACGGCTCAACGCTGGTTAGCGTGCTGTCCGCCTCTATTGCTGGTCTGGTGCTTTAA
- a CDS encoding Nramp family divalent metal transporter, translated as MMNSRATASEGRTSRKVKLSLMGPAFIAAIGYIDPGNFATNIQAGASFGYTLLWVVVWANLMAMLIQLLSAKLGIATGKNLAEHIRDRFPRPAVWAYWVQAEIIAMATDLAEFIGAAIGFKLLLGVTLLEGAILTGIATFLILMLQNRGQKPLELVIGGLLVFVAAAYIVELIFSQPEVSALTKGMLIPNLPNGDAVFLAAGVLGATIMPHVIYLHSSLTQTGGKESKADRYASTKLDVATAMTIAGFVNLAMMATAAAAFHFNGYGSIAEIEQAYLTLQPLLGHGAATIFGLSLVAAGLSSTVVGTLAGQVVMQGFVRFYIPIWIRRCITMLPSFVVIMMGMDATRILVMSQVLLSFGIALALVPLLSFTGNRELMGEMVNSRLVQNIGKLIVVVVVGLNLYLLISLA; from the coding sequence ATGATGAATAGCCGCGCTACCGCTTCAGAGGGTCGTACATCAAGGAAGGTGAAGCTTTCCTTGATGGGGCCAGCATTTATCGCGGCTATCGGTTACATCGATCCCGGTAATTTTGCTACCAATATTCAGGCCGGAGCCTCATTCGGTTACACCCTGCTTTGGGTCGTGGTGTGGGCCAATCTGATGGCAATGCTGATCCAACTCCTCTCCGCAAAACTCGGAATTGCTACCGGTAAAAATTTGGCGGAACATATTCGAGATCGTTTTCCGCGTCCTGCTGTCTGGGCTTATTGGGTTCAGGCAGAAATTATCGCTATGGCAACAGATTTAGCCGAATTTATTGGGGCGGCTATAGGATTTAAATTATTGCTCGGGGTGACGTTATTAGAAGGCGCCATACTCACCGGTATTGCCACTTTCCTCATTCTGATGCTACAAAATCGCGGACAAAAACCCTTGGAGCTGGTCATTGGTGGCCTGCTGGTGTTTGTCGCCGCTGCTTATATTGTCGAACTGATCTTTTCCCAACCTGAAGTTAGCGCCTTGACGAAGGGAATGCTGATTCCCAATTTACCAAACGGCGATGCCGTATTTTTAGCCGCTGGAGTCCTGGGGGCGACGATTATGCCACACGTTATTTATCTTCATTCCTCCCTGACGCAAACCGGTGGAAAGGAATCAAAAGCCGATCGTTATGCCTCGACCAAACTAGACGTAGCCACCGCCATGACGATCGCAGGCTTCGTGAATTTAGCCATGATGGCAACGGCGGCAGCCGCTTTTCATTTTAACGGTTATGGCAGTATCGCCGAAATTGAACAGGCTTATCTCACGCTGCAACCTTTATTGGGTCACGGGGCGGCGACAATCTTCGGTCTGAGTCTGGTTGCCGCCGGGTTGTCGTCTACCGTGGTAGGCACGTTGGCGGGACAGGTAGTGATGCAAGGCTTCGTCCGTTTCTATATTCCGATTTGGATACGCCGCTGTATCACTATGTTGCCATCATTTGTGGTGATTATGATGGGAATGGATGCAACCCGAATATTGGTGATGAGCCAGGTTTTGCTGAGTTTTGGCATTGCGTTGGCGCTAGTGCCTCTGCTGTCCTTTACTGGCAATCGGGAATTAATGGGAGAAATGGTTAATTCCCGTTTGGTTCAGAACATTGGGAAACTGATCGTCGTGGTTGTGGTGGGGCTAAATCTATATTTACTCATTAGTCTGGCTTAA
- a CDS encoding DUF2502 domain-containing protein → MLKPLLLIVVLATLPLAQQAQAVSINLLPGVSLQIGEQDRNGNYWDGYDWRDRQWWQGHQGQDVGERSRRGHYWDGHRWRDKDWWKKNYYYHDGRYWKYDKHAYKKYKKQQNKHHGRHHHHDHDD, encoded by the coding sequence GTGTTAAAACCCCTATTGCTGATTGTCGTGCTGGCTACATTACCTTTGGCACAGCAGGCGCAGGCCGTCAGTATCAATCTCCTTCCTGGCGTCTCTTTACAGATCGGCGAACAGGATAGAAATGGGAACTACTGGGATGGTTATGACTGGCGCGATCGTCAATGGTGGCAAGGGCATCAGGGGCAGGATGTAGGTGAACGCAGTCGACGCGGCCATTACTGGGACGGCCATCGCTGGCGAGATAAGGACTGGTGGAAGAAAAACTACTATTACCACGATGGGCGTTATTGGAAATACGATAAGCACGCGTATAAAAAGTACAAAAAACAACAGAATAAACATCATGGTCGCCACCATCATCACGACCACGATGATTAA
- the mgrA gene encoding L-glyceraldehyde 3-phosphate reductase has translation MVYQANPIRYQDMEYRRCGHSGLKLSAISLGLWHNFGDATLFENSRNLIHCAFDHGITHFDLANNYGPPPGSAEENFGRILQQDLQPYRDELIISSKAGYTMWPGPYGDWGSKKYLVASLNQSLRRMGLDYVDIFYHHRPDPQTPLEETMKALDLLVRQGKALYIGLSNYPAEQAQQALTILQALGTPCLIHQPKYSMFERWIEDGLQDVLTEFGVGSIAFSPLAGGLLTDRYLNGIPQDSRAASGSKFLNPAQITEEKLAKVRQLNDLAADRGQKLSQMAVAWVLREGKVTSALIGASKTAQIEDAVTALTNTHFSVEEIARIESILL, from the coding sequence ATGGTTTACCAAGCTAACCCTATCCGCTATCAAGACATGGAGTATCGGCGCTGTGGTCACAGCGGTTTAAAACTATCGGCTATTTCTCTCGGCTTATGGCATAACTTCGGCGATGCAACACTGTTTGAAAACAGCCGAAATCTGATTCACTGTGCCTTCGATCATGGGATTACCCATTTCGATTTGGCGAATAATTACGGGCCGCCGCCAGGTTCAGCCGAAGAGAATTTTGGCCGAATCTTGCAGCAAGATCTGCAGCCTTATCGTGATGAGCTGATTATCTCCTCTAAAGCGGGTTACACCATGTGGCCCGGCCCTTATGGCGACTGGGGTTCGAAGAAGTATCTGGTGGCCAGCCTGAATCAGAGCTTGCGGCGCATGGGATTAGACTATGTGGATATTTTCTACCACCATCGACCCGATCCGCAGACGCCTTTAGAGGAGACAATGAAAGCGCTGGATTTGCTGGTACGACAGGGTAAGGCGCTGTATATCGGGCTATCCAACTACCCCGCAGAACAGGCGCAGCAGGCTTTGACTATTCTGCAAGCCCTTGGTACGCCTTGCCTGATTCATCAGCCAAAATATTCTATGTTCGAACGCTGGATCGAGGACGGTTTGCAGGATGTCCTGACAGAATTTGGCGTCGGCTCCATCGCCTTTTCACCGCTGGCGGGCGGGCTGCTGACAGATCGCTATCTCAACGGCATTCCTCAGGATTCCCGTGCTGCCAGCGGCAGTAAATTCCTTAATCCAGCGCAAATTACCGAGGAAAAACTGGCAAAAGTACGCCAACTCAACGATCTAGCAGCGGATCGCGGGCAAAAGTTATCGCAAATGGCGGTGGCTTGGGTGCTGCGTGAGGGCAAAGTGACCTCCGCGCTGATTGGCGCCAGTAAAACGGCACAAATTGAGGATGCGGTAACTGCCCTGACTAATACTCACTTTAGTGTTGAGGAGATAGCGCGTATAGAATCCATCCTGCTGTAA